A portion of the Oncorhynchus nerka isolate Pitt River linkage group LG27, Oner_Uvic_2.0, whole genome shotgun sequence genome contains these proteins:
- the LOC115113779 gene encoding leukotriene B4 receptor 1-like, with protein MAPDEFPGGTVVACVILGLSFLVGVPGNLLVIWTILRHVQQRSHTVVLILHLAAADLLVLITLPLWIYSLARSWVFGEASCKAMVYIINTCMYSSVFLITLMSVERFVAVRHPFASAGWRRKKALNKVLLVLWAAAFLFSTPVFPTQVVEGDPGEEHCLYRDYTSDGQEAVCVLLETLVGFAVPFCILVVCYSCLYSRIAQITFKSKRKSMGLIASMVVVFALCWTPHHVGNVLSLVILTIKGSHREAAARIESVRTTMTFIAGALVFISSSVNPLLYVFVARTFRSSLRETGIQKLFWHISSTAPGEGTKELFFVTKRPSISQTQSHSSQCVTEPKEQMDVLVNICENVSS; from the coding sequence ATGGCTCCTGATGAGTTTCCTGGCGGGACAGTGGTGGCCTGTGTGATCCTGGGCCTGTCGTTCCTGGTGGGGGTCCCGGGGAACCTGCTGGTGATCTGGACCATCCTGAGGCACGTCCAGCAGCGCTCCCACACCGTGGTGCTCATCCTCCACCTGGCTGCTGCAGACCTGCTGGTGCTCATCACCCTGCCCCTGTGGATCTACTCCTTGGCCCGCTCCTGGGTGTTCGGGGAGGCATCCTGTAAGGCCATGGTGTACATCATCAACACCTGCATGTACAGCAGCGTCTTCCTCATCACCCTCATGAGCGTCGAGCGCTTTGTCGCTGTCCGACACCCCTTTGCCTCAGCCGGCTGGAGGAGGAAGAAGGCCTTGAATAAAGTTCTTCTTGTTCTGTGGGCTGCTGCGTTCCTATTCAGCACCCCGGTCTTTCCCACCCAGGTGGTGGAGGGGGACCCTGGGGAGGAGCATTGCCTGTACAGGGACTACACCTCAGACGGCCAGGAGGCAGTGTGTGTTCTACTGGAGACGCTGGTGGGCTTTGCTGTCCCCTTTTGCATTCTTGTGGTCTGCTACAGCTGTCTCTACAGCCGCATCGCACAGATTACCTTTAAGTCCAAGCGCAAGTCCATGGGGTTGATTGCAAGCATGGTAGTGGTGTTCGCATTATGCTGGACCCCTCACCACGTCGGCAACGTGCTCTCCctcgtcatcctcaccatcaAGGGGTCCCACCGAGAGGCCGCAGCGCGTATAGAGAGCGTCAGAACCACCATGACTTTCATTGCTGGAGCGCTCGTGTTCATCAGTAGCTCGGTCAACCCTTTGCTCTATGTGTTTGTGGCGCGTACGTTCCGGAGTTCCCTGAGGGAGACAGGCATTCAGAAATTGTTCTGGCACATCTCAAGCACAGCTCCCGGAGAGGGGACTAAAGAACTGTTCTTTGTGACCAAGAGACCAAGCATCTCTCAGACACAGAGCCACAGCTCGCAGTGTGTCACAGAGCCTAAGGAACAAATGGATGTACTTGTAAATATATGTGAAAATGTTTCTTCCTGA